In Mangrovivirga cuniculi, the following proteins share a genomic window:
- a CDS encoding gluzincin family metallopeptidase: MTKYLLLILILISSLVNISAQKPDHLVIDMTFKDTIVNVNATYHKIVQSPADSLYFLLNPAINVDTIKAENLESYQITKKEGRPFPFWLIKFKKPLDNKSVASIHFEYSINLNTQNHLKSDWIELNADKLWFPNNGDLNNQFTYNISISNFPSSYSLITHSDAETENKKDKIIIKKKQPEYEVLILAGKDMMEWNYNEDITIYASNDTKDSTLTSIGKKVENSIALLNRTIGSSDPIQKFIVVLRNTSKKELGFQFNRKNLIVTGKDFNSYANLSHEIAHYWWSMANFIEEPWLNESFANYSMYQVVEKYNSDAYKSIIEKHREIADSAIPVSEASLFTENAYPSYYYKGAILLLDLEQKIGQKIMYNILSYCIKKEISSSEGFLKELQRHTSEQIRQSFAKKLNE; the protein is encoded by the coding sequence ATGACGAAATACCTTCTTTTGATATTAATACTTATTTCTTCACTTGTGAATATCAGTGCTCAAAAGCCAGACCACCTGGTTATTGATATGACATTTAAAGACACAATAGTAAATGTTAATGCTACTTATCACAAAATAGTTCAATCTCCTGCGGACTCCCTGTATTTCTTATTAAACCCGGCTATTAATGTAGACACGATTAAGGCCGAGAATTTGGAATCATATCAAATAACTAAAAAAGAAGGCAGACCTTTCCCCTTCTGGCTTATCAAATTCAAAAAACCACTAGACAATAAATCAGTGGCATCGATTCATTTTGAATATAGTATCAATCTAAATACTCAAAATCATCTGAAGTCTGACTGGATCGAGTTAAATGCGGATAAATTATGGTTTCCAAACAATGGAGATTTAAATAATCAGTTTACTTACAATATTTCCATTTCTAATTTCCCTTCTTCTTATTCGTTGATTACTCATTCCGATGCAGAGACGGAGAACAAGAAAGATAAAATAATCATTAAAAAGAAACAGCCTGAATATGAAGTCTTAATATTAGCCGGTAAGGACATGATGGAGTGGAATTATAATGAAGACATAACTATTTATGCTAGTAATGACACAAAAGACTCTACACTAACATCAATAGGCAAAAAAGTAGAAAACAGCATTGCTCTGTTAAACCGAACAATCGGATCGTCAGATCCCATACAGAAATTCATAGTGGTTCTGCGAAACACTTCAAAAAAAGAACTTGGATTTCAGTTCAATAGAAAGAATTTGATTGTTACCGGAAAAGATTTTAATTCATACGCCAACTTATCTCATGAAATAGCTCACTATTGGTGGAGCATGGCAAATTTTATTGAAGAACCCTGGTTAAATGAATCTTTTGCCAATTATTCCATGTACCAGGTAGTAGAAAAATATAATTCAGACGCTTATAAATCAATAATAGAAAAACATCGAGAAATTGCCGATAGTGCTATTCCTGTATCTGAAGCTAGCCTTTTCACAGAAAATGCTTACCCCTCCTATTATTATAAAGGAGCCATACTTTTACTCGATCTGGAACAAAAAATCGGGCAAAAAATAATGTATAACATTCTTTCCTATTGTATAAAAAAAGAGATTAGTTCTTCCGAGGGATTTCTAAAAGAACTTCAAAGGCATACTAGTGAGCAAATCAGACAATCTTTTGCTAAAAAATTAAATGAATGA